One segment of Theobroma cacao cultivar B97-61/B2 chromosome 9, Criollo_cocoa_genome_V2, whole genome shotgun sequence DNA contains the following:
- the LOC18587575 gene encoding probable nucleoredoxin 3 — translation MAEPDYQAKSMPSDDFTTMLASQGVDFLLSVGGEVPLTSLDLEKTVCLFFSANWCRPCKTFIPELVQLYNTLKSRGEGLEIVFISFDHDEDGFNEHFKSMPWLTVPFNANLQNKLRERFNVVRIPSLIPLNSDGQSMEEDLIGLVEDYGEDAFPFTRKRRAELKASDDSKRQGGKVEQLLAHQGRNYVVSRDSGKILVSELVGKTIGLYFGAHWCPPCRAFTAQLVEAYKQLLNSRGGCFEVILVSTDRDQKEFDLNISGMPWLALPFEDRTRHDLCRIFNIKAIPALVLIGPDGKTISTNGKTILSLYGAKAFPFTQSSIAEIETTLKKEGDALPHQIQDTRHEHVLKLDMARAYVCDYCKRPGRFWAFSCDVCDYDLHPTCVEEAC, via the exons ATGGCAGAGCCCGATTATCAGGCCAAAAGTATGCCCAGTGACGACTTTACCACCATGTTAGCATCTCAAGGGGTCGACTTCCTTTTATCCGTTGGAGGAGAG GTACCCTTAACTTCATTAGATCTTGAGAAGACGGTCTGCCTATTCTTCTCTGCAAACTGGTGCAGGCCCTGCAAAACTTTTATCCCGGAACTGGTGCAGCTCTATAACACGTTAAAATCACGAGGCGAAGGGCTTGAGATTGTCTTTATTTCCTTCGACCACGATGAGGATGGATTCAATGAGCACTTCAAGAGCATGCCATGGCTTACCGTCCCATTCAATGCAAATTTGCAAAACAAATTACGTGAAAGGTTTAATGTTGTCCGCATTCCCTCGCTTATTCCATTAAATTCAGATGGACAATCAATGGAAGAAGACTTGATTGGATTAGTCGAAGACTATGGTGAAGATGCATTTCCCTTCACTAGGAAGAGAAGAGCCGAATTGAAGGCTTCCGATGATTCGAAGCGTCAAGGAGGAAAAGTAGAACAACTTTTGGCACATCAAGGACGGAATTACGTTGTTTCTAGAGATAGTGGAAAG ATACTAGTATCTGAACTTGTCGGGAAGACAATAGGCCTTTACTTTGGTGCACACTGGTGTCCTCCTTGCCGTGCCTTCACCGCACAGCTTGTAGAAGCGTACAAACAGCTACTGAACAGCAGGGGAGGATGTTTTGAGGTTATTTTGGTTTCGACAGATAGAGACCAGAAAGAATTTGATCTGAATATAAGTGGTATGCCATGGCTGGCTCTTCCATTTGAGGATAGGACGCGACACGATCTTTGTAGGATCTTCAACATCAAAGCCATTCCCGCATTAGTTCTGATTGGACCAGATGGGAAAACCATTAGCACAAATGGGAAGACCATTCTCTCCCTGTATGGTGCAAAAGCTTTCCCATTCACCCAGTCAAGTATTGCAGAGATAGAAACAACCTTGAAAAAGGAAGGAGATGCATTGCCTCACCAAATCCAAGACACAAGGCATGAACACGTGCTTAAATTGGACATGGCCAGAGCATATGTGTGTGATTATTGCAAAAGACCAGGGAGGTTCTGGGCATTCTCTTGTGATGTGTGTGACTACGATCTTCATCCAACTTGTGTCGAAGAAGCATGTTAA
- the LOC18587574 gene encoding probable LRR receptor-like serine/threonine-protein kinase At4g31250: MGHNKAYCCLLLLFMLTCLVGASWGETEATILLRFKNSLSNHESALSDWNDSAPSPCTGDNSNWTGLRCSNGTIFGLRLESMGLMGVIDIDTLTELPLLRTLSFMNNSFDGQLPDVNKLTSLRALYLSYNRFSGEIRENGFAAMNSLQKVYLARNNFSGKIPKSLAALPRLSELSLEGNRFEGKIPDFQQKDLIMVNLADNQLEGRIPDSLTKMNSSLFAGNKGLCGKPLPQCKSSKKRNIIIITVVAGSVVSLAAIAAVSYIRSGPTTTSQVKNFQEKNAGNIVGRKEAQSSNHYRKAENAKLYFIRNERGRFELQDLLRASAEVLGSGSFGSSYKAVLLDGRAMVVKRFRQMNNVGKEEFRAHMGRLGMLFHPNLLSLVAFYYRKEEKLLVSDFVPNGSLAGHLHARRAPDQSGLDWPTRLKIIKGVAKGLAYLYKELPSLTLPHGHLKSSNVLLDHNFEPLLTDYGLMPVINKEHAQQFMVAYKSPEFTQYDRTTTKTDVWSLGILILELLTGKFPANYLKQGKGGNVDLATWVNSVVREEWTGEVFDKDMKSTKNGEGEMLKLLKIGMCCCEWNTERRWELKDAVEKIEELKERDSDMEDCSSCGSEGDAYSSRAITEDGFSFSVNG; encoded by the exons ATGGGCCATAATAAAGCATATTGTTGCTTACTGTTGCTATTCATGTTAACATGCCTTGTTGGAGCATCATGGGGTGAAACTGAGGCCACAATCCTTCTTAGGTTTAAGAACTCTTTATCCAATCACGAATCTGCGCTTTCAGATTGGAATGACTCGGCGCCAAGTCCATGCACTGGCGACAATTCAAATTGGACAGGTTTGCGCTGCAGCAATGGGACAATTTTTGGACTGAGGCTGGAGAGTATGGGTCTAATGGGTGTAATTGATATAGACACACTTACGGAATTACCGCTTTTGCGTACCTTAAGCTTTATGAACAACAGCTTTGATGGGCAATTGCCTGACGTAAATAAACTTACTTCTTTGAGAGCCTTGTATTTGTCATACAATCGTTTCTCCGGTGAAATACGTGAGAATGGTTTTGCAGCCATGAATTCTTTGCAGAAAGTGTATCTGGCACGAAATAACTTCTCtggtaaaattccaaaatcacTAGCTGCATTGCCAAGATTGTCCGAGTTGAGTCTTGAGGGGAATCGTTTTGAAGGAAAGATACCGGATTTTCAACAGAAGGATCTGATTATGGTTAATCTAGCTGATAACCAGCTCGAGGGTCGGATACCAGATAGCTTGACTAAGATGAATTCAAGTTTATTCGCAG GGAACAAAGGTCTATGCGGAAAGCCTCTGCCACAATGCAAATCCTCAAAGAAGCGGAACATCATAATAATCACCGTCGTAGCTGGCTCTGTGGTTTCCTTAGCTGCCATTGCCGCTGTTTCTTACATCCGTAGTGGGCCAACCACAACATCCCAAGTCAAAAACTTCCAAGAGAAAAACGCTGGTAACATTGTGGGCCGGAAAGAAGCTCAATCATCTAATCATTACAGAAAAGCTGAAAATGCAAAACTGTATTTTATCAGGAATGAAAGGGGGAGGTTTGAGTTGCAAGACCTGCTTAGGGCCTCTGCTGAGGTTCTGGGTAGTGGGAGCTTTGGGTCATCTTACAAGGCTGTCCTTTTGGATGGGCGTGCCATGGTTGTGAAGAGGTTTAGGCAAATGAACAATGTAGGCAAGGAAGAATTTCGTGCGCACATGGGAAGACTTGGAATGTTGTTCCACCCTAACCTGCTTTCCCTTGTGGCATTCTATtatagaaaagaagagaagctTTTGGTGTCTGATTTTGTTCCAAATGGCAGCCTGGCTGGTCATCTTCATG CTAGGCGTGCGCCAGATCAGTCAGGGCTTGACTGGCCGACTCGCTTGAAGATCATCAAAGGAGTAGCAAAGGGCTTGGCTTACCTCTACAAAGAGCTTCCTAGCTTGACACTACCCCATGGACACCTAAAATCCTCCAATGTGCTTCTGGATCATAACTTTGAGCCCCTTTTGACAGACTATGGATTAATGCCCGTTATAAACAAAGAGCACGCTCAGCAATTCATGGTGGCCTACAAGTCCCCAGAGTTCACGCAATACGACCGCACAACAACAAAGACGGATGTATGGAGTCTTGGAATACTGATTCTTGAACTGCTGACAGGTAAGTTCCCGGCCaactatttaaaacaaggAAAAGGTGGCAATGTGGATTTGGCAACTTGGGTCAACTCTGTTGTGAGAGAAGAATGGACAGGAGAGGTTTTTGACAAGGACATGAAGTCGACTAAGAACGGGGAGGGTGAGATGTTGAAGTTGTTGAAGATTGGGATGTGTTGTTGTGAGTGGAATACAGAGAGGAGGTGGGAATTAAAAGATGCCGTGGAAAAGATTGAAGAGTTGAAGGAAAGGGATAGTGATATGGAAGACTGCTCTTCATGCGGCAGTGAAGGAGACGCGTACTCGTCGAGAGCAATCACTGAGGatggtttttctttctctgtCAATGGTTGA